One genomic region from Ornithinicoccus hortensis encodes:
- a CDS encoding twin-arginine translocase TatA/TatE family subunit — protein sequence MWNLNGTELLILIVLALVILGPDRLPEYASRLAKGVRQLRDLAEGAKVQLREEMGPGFDDVDWKQLDPRQYDPRRIVREALQDEPPAAASADAGQAQPPQREVDHASGGGPTVRLMDPSLPTPFDPEAT from the coding sequence ATGTGGAACCTCAACGGGACCGAGCTGCTGATCCTGATCGTGCTCGCCCTGGTCATCCTCGGCCCGGACCGGCTGCCTGAGTATGCCTCGCGGCTCGCCAAGGGGGTCCGGCAGCTGCGGGACCTCGCGGAGGGCGCCAAGGTGCAGCTGCGCGAGGAGATGGGGCCCGGCTTCGACGACGTGGACTGGAAGCAGCTGGACCCCCGGCAGTACGACCCGCGCCGGATCGTGCGGGAGGCCCTGCAGGACGAGCCGCCAGCCGCCGCCAGCGCCGACGCCGGGCAGGCGCAGCCGCCGCAGCGGGAGGTCGACCATGCCTCCGGCGGGGGCCCGACGGTCCGGTTGATGGACCCCTCCCTGCCCACGCCGTTCGACCCCGAGGCCACCTGA
- a CDS encoding DUF3626 domain-containing protein, producing the protein MRPAAWEALARVRSRSVGPPLDPDLRVTLNFHPDRLSRGRTVLEHLRLDGTYRSQFETGTSNGGLTAHEGGARWRWERDIFGGAYDDAPAAERPVYGALDHRRGPLGGAPRFGSAYLRLTPEVLGRTSFCFPDSVFGPGLFGTADACDLVRHAEEYARRVRDGVDEADEAREGGLLDAYVEAHVHGRVELARDVEVLALDPCYRGTEIEEQARALPVSVRWHEGRRLTVQEAERHVAFRGPEAVELARRIARHGELDARVIGLAAAAGADGQLLKRVWHLVARYGRPRGLTDPWAGPSRG; encoded by the coding sequence ATGAGGCCGGCGGCGTGGGAGGCGCTGGCGCGGGTCCGCTCCCGGAGCGTGGGACCGCCGCTGGACCCGGACCTCCGGGTCACCCTCAACTTCCACCCCGACCGGCTCAGCCGCGGTCGGACCGTGCTGGAGCACCTGCGGCTCGACGGGACCTACCGGTCGCAGTTCGAGACCGGGACCAGCAACGGTGGCCTGACCGCCCACGAGGGTGGCGCGCGCTGGCGGTGGGAGCGGGACATCTTCGGTGGCGCCTACGACGACGCGCCGGCCGCCGAGCGTCCGGTCTACGGTGCCCTCGACCACCGCAGAGGACCGCTCGGTGGCGCCCCGAGGTTCGGGTCGGCCTACCTGCGGCTGACCCCAGAGGTCCTGGGAAGGACGTCCTTCTGCTTCCCCGACTCGGTCTTCGGGCCCGGACTCTTCGGCACGGCAGATGCTTGCGACCTGGTGCGGCACGCCGAGGAGTATGCCCGGCGCGTGCGTGATGGCGTCGACGAGGCCGACGAGGCGCGCGAGGGCGGACTGCTCGACGCGTATGTCGAGGCGCACGTCCACGGCCGCGTCGAGCTGGCCCGGGACGTCGAGGTGCTCGCGCTGGACCCCTGCTACCGCGGCACCGAGATCGAGGAGCAGGCCCGGGCGTTGCCCGTCTCGGTCCGCTGGCACGAGGGCCGGCGCTTGACGGTGCAGGAGGCGGAGCGCCACGTGGCCTTCCGCGGACCCGAGGCAGTCGAGCTCGCGCGACGGATCGCCCGGCACGGTGAGCTCGATGCGCGGGTGATCGGACTGGCGGCAGCGGCCGGCGCGGACGGGCAGCTGCTCAAGCGGGTGTGGCACCTGGTCGCGCGGTACGGCCGGCCACGGGGCCTGACCGATCCATGGGCGGGCCCCAGCCGGGGGTGA